The following proteins are co-located in the Rattus norvegicus strain BN/NHsdMcwi chromosome X, GRCr8, whole genome shotgun sequence genome:
- the Cxhxorf38 gene encoding uncharacterized protein CXorf38 homolog isoform X4, with product MPRGLADKRGPEECDAVALLSLINSCDHFVVDRKKVTEVIKCRNEIMHSSEMKVSSTWLRDFQIKIQNFLYEFKNIPEIVAVYSRIEQLLTSDWAVHIPEEDERDGCEFETESYLSVSQIHEIEIELLKEKLQEMYLQAAAEEVLSEEISNQLDVVKGFLQSNTDLRNALTEDLQKLDSLHLQHQKQISKDAGSQTPERKT from the exons ATGCCCCGAGGACTGGCAGACAAACGAGGGCCTGAGGAATGTGATGCGGTTGCTCTTTTAAGTCTCATCAATTCCTGTGATCACTTTGTGGTTGACCGGAAGAAGGTCACAGAG GTAATTAAATGTCGAAACGAGATAATGCACTCTTCAGAGATGAAAGTTTCATCTACTTGGCTTCGAGATTTTCAGATAAAGATCCAAAATTTTCTCTACGAATTCAAGAATATTCCAGAGATTGTTGCAGTATATTCCAGAATAGAACAG CTGTTGACATCTGACTGGGCTGTTCACATCCCTGAGGAAGATGAACGAGATGGGTGTGAATTTGAAACAGAAAGTTACTTGAGTGTGAGCCAAATCCATGAAATCGAAATAGAACTGCTGAAGGAAAAACTGCAAGAGATGTATCTtcaagcagcagcagaagaggtGTTGTCAGAAGAG ATCTCAAATCAACTGGATGTAGTGAAAGGGTTTCTGCAAAGCAACACAGATCTTAGAAATGCCCTTACAGAAGACTTGCAGAAACTAGACAGCCTCCATCTACAGCATCAAAAACAAATTTCAAAGGATGCAGGGAGTCAGACACCTGAAAGGAAGACTTGA